The genomic interval GTTCACCTTGCTTGCGCTTCAATGCGTTATCGTTGTGGTCGCGACTATGGCGGGGAATGCCGATCCGATCGTTGCGTTTTCGCAAACAAGATGGGCGCTGTTCTCCCTCGCGCTCAGGATGCGTGGGCGGTGTTTTTCGCCCGCGATACCCAGGCGGCCCCCTCTCGGGCATGATGAAAGCCGTTGGAAAACTTGGCCGTGGGATAACAATGCCCGATCAACGTGGCGGCTTCCTCAGGTCCCAGGCTGCCGGACAGCAATTCTCGAAAGATGGTAGCGATGCGCGCCATGTCGCAGTCCTGTGGTGAGAGACGGAAGGCATTGACCCCGGCCTCCTGCAAGTCGGTCAGTTCGCCGAGCAGGAGTTGGCACGTGTGCGACATCGTCTGCACGCCATTGAGCACCAGGAAAGACTGGCGGTCGAGTGTCTTGATTGGCAGACCATCCGGTTCTTCGCCACAGACGAACTGACAATTGTCCTTGATCCGGCCCTTGGAACGGGCATGGGCGCAGCGCGCCGATATGGCCAGCGGCATGCGACCGAACACCATGACTTCGAGAGCCACATCAGAGGCATCTTCGGCGATCCTAGCAATCGAGCTGAAAGGAAGTTCGGGCGGAAGACAGATGCGGTTTGCCCCGCGTAGTGCCATTAAGCGCGCCGTTGGACCGTTATAGACATTGATCAAGGGGCCAACGAGGTGTCGGCGGCCATTGATCAGGCCGATTGCGGAGAGATCGTTGACCTCTATAGCGTGGTCCGACGTCTCGATCAGCTCTTTCACCATCCGACTTTCTCGCTCCAAGGTGACGAGCGCCAGCGAGGAGAAGGCCACCGATTTTCCCGCCCGTTCCAGGCGCTCCACCACATCTGCCAAGTATGGCTCGATGAAATGCTGCCGTTTTGAGCAGACAGTCTCGCCGAGGATAATGCGATCCACGGGCGCTTCGTCTGCGATCCGATAATAGAAATCTCGCCATTTCGGGCCGTCCCATAGATAGTAGACGGGGCCCAGTGTCAGTTCGGTCATGCTCATCTCCAGCGCTTCTCATAGGCGCCGACCGTGGTCTTCTGCCCTTCGCTCAGCGCTCTCAGCCGGGTCAGCAAGGGGCCACGCCCCGAGGGGGCGGTTGCGAGCACCTGGCGCAGCGTCGATACGACCTCGGCCACGTAGGCTTTGCCGCGCTGGCGTCCCTCAATTTTCAAGGCGCAGACACCGGCATCCTTCAAGGCTTCGATTTCGCCCATGACGTCGAGGGACACTGGGTCTTCGAAGGCGTAACCACGGGCATCGCCGATGTCGAAACGCCCCTTGCAAAGCGTGGGATAACCAGCGGCCTCGCCTTGGCTGAAGCGGTTGATCGTATAGGTGCCGAGCTCTGACACCATGTCGGAGCCGTCCTGTCGGTACCGCACATGGCTCGCCGGGGAGCAGACGCCGTTCATATTGGGCGATTTGCCGGTGGCGTAGGATGAAAGCGAGCAGCGTCCCTCGGCCATGACGCAAAGCCCGCCGAAAACAAAGACCTCGATCTCGCATTTAACCTTGCGACCAATGCGGGCAATGTCGCCGATCGTCAGCGTTCTCGGCAACACGACCCGTTTTGCGTCGAAGGCTTCGACGAGAAAATTGATCGCTTCGGGATTGGAAGCAGACGCCTGGACCGAAACATGCAAGCGCTGCTCTGGATAGTGTTCCCTGACATGGGCCATGAGGCCGAAATCGGCTAGGATCAGCGCATCGGCACCGAGCCTTACCGCGTCGGCCGCCGCGCGATACCAGATCTCTTCGTCGCCAGCCCGCATGAAAGTGTTGAGGGCGACAAATGTCATGCAGCCTTTGTTGCGGGCATAGACAATCGCGTCTCGCAGCTCATCTCGGCTGAAATTGAGGCCGGGAAAATTGCGGGCATTGGTCTCGTCGCGGAAGCCGCAATAGACCGCATCAGCGCCTGCATCGACGGCTTCACGAAATGCGGCTGGTGTTCCCGCCGGACAGATCAGTTCCATCACCGGATCTCCCTCAGCGACCGGCTTCGGATTTCCACGGCCAGCCTGTGAACGACGGGGGCGGCCGGTCCCCCGATCCGCGCGAGATCACGCGGAAGGTCGATATCGCAGTCATCAAGTGCGTTTCTCATCGCAAGCATGGCCTCCATGTCTCCGATCACCTTCAAGTCGCGGGAAAAGAACAGGGCATCAGCATCACAACGCCCCTCAAGGAGTGCCAGCAGTGTTACCAGCGGGGCCTCGACACCCGCATCCGCTGTGAAGGTATCGCCTTTGCGCAACACAGTGAGATGAGGGACGCCAGGCTCGATGAGGAAGACGAGGGGTAGGTCCGTTGGAGCAAACGAAAAGCGGCAGCTTTTGTATGTGCCAAGGCGCTCGAACATATCGCCATGAGCTAGGAGCAGGAGCTTGAAAAGGCGACGTGCAACGAGCTCAATTGGCACGAGCGGCATGAGCGGCACGGCTTTCAGCGGGAGAGCCAGAATGGATGTTGTCTGCATTGCGCCAATTTTGATGGTTGAACCGGCGCAAACCTATGAGAACGGCCGACAATCCAGATTGCTCCAGCGCAAAGACGTAACCGAATTCACAGGTCATAGCGGTCCGCATGACACAGAACGCACCGCCTCGTCGCTACGACGGTCTTCAAGCTTTCATGACCGAACTGGAAAAGCGAGGACGGCTTATCCGCGTCTCGCGGCCGGTGAGCCTTGTCCATGAGATTACGGAAATCCACAGGCGGGTTCTGGCAGAGGTAGGCCCGGCCTTGCTCTTTGAGCGCCCGGTCCGGGCAGACGGTGCAGTGTCAGAAATACCGCTGCTTGCCAATCTGTTCGGCACGCGCGAGCGGATCGAACTTGGCTATGGCATCCCTGGCGGCAAGATCGGCGATCTCGCGGACCTTCTGGCCGAATTGCGCGAACCGAGGCCGCCGGCGTCGCTCCGGGATGCCTTGAAGAAACTGCCTGTGCTTCGCTCCGCCATGGCGCTGGGATGCCGCAGGATGTCTCACGCCGAATGCCAGGACATCGTGTTCGAAGGTGAGGCTGTTGATCTCAGTCGGCTGCCGATCCAGTGGTGCTGGCCCGGCGAACCGGCACCGCTAATCACCTGGGGGCTTGTCGTCACCGCCTCGCCCTCCGACCCTAAGGATGTCAATGTCGGCGTCTACCGGCTGCAAGCCCTGGACCGCAGGCGGTTGATCACGCGCTGGCTTGCCCATCGTGGTGCTGCAAAACATTTCCGGCAGTGGCAGTCCGTGGGGCGGGACATGCCCATTGCGGTCGTAATCGGCGCTGATCCGCAGACAATCCTCTCCGCCGTCATGCCGCTGCCGGAGACAATGAGCGAGCTTTCGTTCGCCGGTGTGCTCAGAGGAAGGCGCGCCCATGTGGTGCGGGCGCTCACCCAGCCGCTAGATATTCCAGCCACTGCAGAAATTGTTCTGGAGGGGGCCGTTTCGATCGCGGACACCGCACTTGAGGGCCCCTATGGCGACCACACGGGCTACTACAATTCCGTCGAACCGTTTCCCCTCATGACCTTGAGCGCGATGACGATGCGGCAGGATCCTGTTTACCTCTCGACCTTCACCGGTCGTCCGCCAGACGAGCCTTCGGTGCTTGGAGAGGCGATGAATGCCCTCTTCCTTCCCCTCGTCAAGCGCCAGTTTCCGGAGATCGTCGATCTCTATTTGCCTCCTGAAGCGTGCTCCTACCGGGCGATCGTCGTGTCGATCGACAAGCGCTATCCGGGGCAAGCCCGCCGGATCATGCTCGGGCTTTGGTCGATGCTGCCGCAGTTCAGCTACACCAAGCTCATCATCGTGGTCGATGCCGATGTTGACGTCAGAAACTGGAGCGACGTCATCTGGGCGCTTTCCACGCGGTTCGACGCCTCCCGCGATCTGGTGGTGGTGGATAACACGCCCATCGACTACCTCGATTTTGCCTCTCCCAAGCCTGGGCTCGGTGGAAAGCTCGGTCTCGATGCCACCAACAAGCTTGGCGCAGAAACCGATCGGGAATGGGGCCGCGTGCTGCAAATGACGCCGGAGGTCTCGGCGCGCGTCGATGCGATCTGGCGCGAACTTGGACTTGGATCCCTCAAGACAAGGGAAGGTGAGCCATGATGAGGCGTGTCATTCTCGGCATGTCCGGTGCTTCGGGGGCGGCGATCGGTCTTCAGGTCGGCCGGCTCCTGGCGGCCATGGATGATGTTGAACTGCATCTCGTCGTCACGTCAGCAGCGCGCCGGACAATCGCACATGAGGCGGGCAACGAGGCGCTGGGGCGGCTAATCGGGCTCGCTGCTCATTTCCATTCGGAAAGCGATATCGGTGCATCGATTGCCAGCGGATCATTCCGCACGGCCGGTATGATCGTCGCCCCTTGTTCGATGCGGTCTCTTGCAGCGATCTCGACCGGGATAACCGACAATCTTCTCACTCGCGCCGCCGATGTGCAGCTCAAGGAGCGTCGCAGGCTGGTTCTCCTTGCCCGCGAAACGCCGCTTCACCTCGGGCACCTGCGCAACATGGCGGCGGTGACCGAGATGGGGGCTGTGGTGATGCCGCCGGTCCCCTCATTCTACCGCAATCCAGCGAGCGTAGAGGATCTCGTCGCTCATATTGCGGCTCGTGCCGTGGATCTGCTCGGGTTGACGGACGCACCCTTGATACCGGAGTGGAGAGGGTGATTGTACTGAGACCGCCATCAGTTCTTTGAACGTCGCTCGCGGGAGATTGGTTG from Rhizobium sp. SSA_523 carries:
- a CDS encoding peptidase U32 family protein; this translates as MELICPAGTPAAFREAVDAGADAVYCGFRDETNARNFPGLNFSRDELRDAIVYARNKGCMTFVALNTFMRAGDEEIWYRAAADAVRLGADALILADFGLMAHVREHYPEQRLHVSVQASASNPEAINFLVEAFDAKRVVLPRTLTIGDIARIGRKVKCEIEVFVFGGLCVMAEGRCSLSSYATGKSPNMNGVCSPASHVRYRQDGSDMVSELGTYTINRFSQGEAAGYPTLCKGRFDIGDARGYAFEDPVSLDVMGEIEALKDAGVCALKIEGRQRGKAYVAEVVSTLRQVLATAPSGRGPLLTRLRALSEGQKTTVGAYEKRWR
- a CDS encoding U32 family peptidase, which codes for MSMTELTLGPVYYLWDGPKWRDFYYRIADEAPVDRIILGETVCSKRQHFIEPYLADVVERLERAGKSVAFSSLALVTLERESRMVKELIETSDHAIEVNDLSAIGLINGRRHLVGPLINVYNGPTARLMALRGANRICLPPELPFSSIARIAEDASDVALEVMVFGRMPLAISARCAHARSKGRIKDNCQFVCGEEPDGLPIKTLDRQSFLVLNGVQTMSHTCQLLLGELTDLQEAGVNAFRLSPQDCDMARIATIFRELLSGSLGPEEAATLIGHCYPTAKFSNGFHHAREGAAWVSRAKNTAHAS
- a CDS encoding UbiD family decarboxylase, with the translated sequence MTQNAPPRRYDGLQAFMTELEKRGRLIRVSRPVSLVHEITEIHRRVLAEVGPALLFERPVRADGAVSEIPLLANLFGTRERIELGYGIPGGKIGDLADLLAELREPRPPASLRDALKKLPVLRSAMALGCRRMSHAECQDIVFEGEAVDLSRLPIQWCWPGEPAPLITWGLVVTASPSDPKDVNVGVYRLQALDRRRLITRWLAHRGAAKHFRQWQSVGRDMPIAVVIGADPQTILSAVMPLPETMSELSFAGVLRGRRAHVVRALTQPLDIPATAEIVLEGAVSIADTALEGPYGDHTGYYNSVEPFPLMTLSAMTMRQDPVYLSTFTGRPPDEPSVLGEAMNALFLPLVKRQFPEIVDLYLPPEACSYRAIVVSIDKRYPGQARRIMLGLWSMLPQFSYTKLIIVVDADVDVRNWSDVIWALSTRFDASRDLVVVDNTPIDYLDFASPKPGLGGKLGLDATNKLGAETDREWGRVLQMTPEVSARVDAIWRELGLGSLKTREGEP
- a CDS encoding UbiX family flavin prenyltransferase, giving the protein MMRRVILGMSGASGAAIGLQVGRLLAAMDDVELHLVVTSAARRTIAHEAGNEALGRLIGLAAHFHSESDIGASIASGSFRTAGMIVAPCSMRSLAAISTGITDNLLTRAADVQLKERRRLVLLARETPLHLGHLRNMAAVTEMGAVVMPPVPSFYRNPASVEDLVAHIAARAVDLLGLTDAPLIPEWRG
- a CDS encoding SCP2 domain-containing protein encodes the protein MQTTSILALPLKAVPLMPLVPIELVARRLFKLLLLAHGDMFERLGTYKSCRFSFAPTDLPLVFLIEPGVPHLTVLRKGDTFTADAGVEAPLVTLLALLEGRCDADALFFSRDLKVIGDMEAMLAMRNALDDCDIDLPRDLARIGGPAAPVVHRLAVEIRSRSLREIR